The proteins below are encoded in one region of Pseudonocardia sp. DSM 110487:
- a CDS encoding LysE family translocator codes for MPSIETLLAFTLAGVILVIIPGPSVLFIVGRALAHGRRAALASVAGNTTGASLVVIVVALGFGAIAAQSITVFTVLKLVGAAYLIYLGVQTIRRRGDLIARIGEPAAPDDRRMFLQGVIVGVTNPKVLVFFAAVLPQFVDTAAGNATTQMLVLGLLFAIIAATLDSAWGLAAGTARTWFATSPDRLRWMGGIGGTSLIVMGAGLALTGRKD; via the coding sequence GTGCCGTCCATCGAGACCCTGCTGGCGTTCACCCTCGCCGGCGTCATCCTCGTGATCATCCCGGGGCCCAGCGTGCTGTTCATCGTCGGACGCGCGCTGGCGCACGGCAGGCGGGCGGCGCTGGCGAGCGTCGCCGGCAACACCACCGGTGCCTCGCTCGTGGTGATCGTGGTAGCGCTGGGGTTCGGCGCGATCGCGGCACAGTCGATCACGGTGTTCACCGTGCTCAAGCTGGTCGGCGCGGCCTACCTCATCTATCTCGGTGTACAGACGATCCGCAGGCGCGGCGACCTGATCGCCCGGATCGGCGAGCCCGCCGCGCCCGACGACCGGCGGATGTTCCTGCAGGGCGTGATCGTCGGCGTCACCAACCCCAAGGTGCTGGTGTTCTTCGCCGCCGTGCTCCCGCAGTTCGTCGACACCGCGGCGGGCAACGCGACCACCCAGATGCTGGTGCTCGGGCTGCTCTTCGCGATCATCGCCGCCACCCTCGACAGCGCGTGGGGCCTGGCGGCCGGCACCGCACGGACCTGGTTCGCCACCTCCCCCGACCGCCTGCGCTGGATGGGCGGCATCGGTGGCACCTCCCTGATCGTGATGGGCGCCGGCCTGGCCCTGACGGGCCGCAAGGACTGA